Proteins found in one Miscanthus floridulus cultivar M001 chromosome 4, ASM1932011v1, whole genome shotgun sequence genomic segment:
- the LOC136549070 gene encoding aminotransferase ALD1 homolog has protein sequence MHFTTMLPVVPSHSGYVDNGVIVGQTGSADEAGKYAGIAYMRCKPENHFFPDLSPACRAAHRRHLLLLAQGPPPKFFSGFVTVLAQQPDGARRKGRDALRRVLGVYKDNARVLGRVRPTYVWVRFPGQRSWDVFAEILEETHVITVPGSGFGPTAPAARASSVSARSTAGSTGCWRPQLGSRSFCPGSRAGPYACIFSDLIQRSGLLK, from the exons ATGCATTTCACCACCATGCTGCCGGTCGTGCCGTCTCACTCAG GCTACGTGGACAACGGCGTGATCGTGGGGCAGACCGGCAGCGCGGACGAGGCCGGCAAGTACGCCGGCATCGCGTACATGCGGTGCAAGCCGGAGAACCACTTCTTCCCGGACCTCTCCCCCGCGTGCCGTGCCGCGCACCGACGTCATCTTCTTCTGCTCGCCCAGGGac cccctcctaaatttttttctggcttcgtcactgtgCTCGCCCAACAACCCGACGGGGCACGGAGGAAAGGCCGGGACGCCCTGCGCCGCGTCTTGGGCGTCTACAAGGACAACGCGCGGGTGCTGGGACGTGTTCGCCCTACATACGTCTGGGTGCGCTTCCCGGGCCAGCGCTCCTGGGACGTGTTCGCCGAGATCCTCGAAGAGACGCACGTCATCACTGTGCCGGGCAGCGGGTTCGGCCCGACGGCCCCGGCAGCGAGGGCTTCATCCGTGTCAGCGCGTTCAACAGCAGGGTCGACAGGGTGCTGGAGGCCGCAGCTAGGCTCAAGAAGTTTCTGTCCTGGATCCCGCGCCGGTCCG
- the LOC136550313 gene encoding SURP and G-patch domain-containing protein 1-like protein isoform X1, with product MDKGLFTNDGSFMERFKQMQQEAQEKEKAAASAASSAPKHANPKQGFAIVANKRSFELKKAGPVASAGKLAFSLKKAKVAVAPVFSADDEDEDAADVEREEPAKRQKSVQADAPAAAALAGAVAPPPPNDMTVRQVADKLASFVAKNGRQFENITRQRNPGDTPFKFLFDIHCPDYKYYEYQLAEEEKALAQSKEAEASKSANSGIASFKAPGGTHRSSFEQKSNYQTPASALYGAYEGSSFQGSSSCYGDHMTPPSDPVALMEFYAKKAAQEERKRPPRQSKDEMPPPPSLQGTSATLFSLLKECRNFNVYSSTTNSCFAGPPKKGHHMGDFIPPEELEKFMARCNDAAAQKATKEAAEKAKIQADNIGHKLLSKMGWREGEGLGSERRGRADPIMAGDVKKDHLGVGAVQPGEVTSEDDMYEQYKKRMMLGYRYRPNPLNNPRKSYY from the exons ATGGATAAGGGGCTCTTCACCAACGACGGCTCCTTCATGGAGAGGTTCAAGCAGATGCAGCAGGAGGCGCAGGAGAAGGAGAAGGCCGCCGCTTCCGCTGCGTCATCGGCTCCCAAGCATGCGAACCCCAAGCAGGGGTTTGCTATTGTGGCAAACAAGAGGTCATTCGAGCTGAAGAAGGCTGGGCCAGTAGCCTCGGCTGGTAAGCTGGCCTTTAGCCTCAAGAAGGCCAAGGTCGCGGTTGCACCTGTCTTCTCAGCcgatgatgaggacgaggacgCCGCGGATGTGGAGAGGGAGGAGCCCGCCAAGCGCCAGAAATCTGTGCAAGCTGATGCTCCTGCGGCAGCTGCCCTGGCCGGGGCTGTTG CCCCACCCCCACCAAATGATATGACAGTGAGACAAGTCGCTGACAAATTGGCAAGCTTTGTTGCCAAAAATGGGAGACAGTTTGAGAATATCACAAGGCAGAGGAATCCTGGAGATACACCATTCAA GTTTCTATTTGACATACACTGTCCAGACTACAAATATTATGAGTATCAGCTTGCTGAAGAGGAAAAGGCTCTTGCTCAGTCAAAGGAGGCTGAAGCATCAAAAAGTG CTAACTCTGGCATTGCAAGCTTCAAGGCACCAGGTGGTACACATAGAAGCTCATTTGAACAGAAGTCTAACTATCAGACACCTGCATCAGCTTTGTATGGTGCATATGAGGGTAGTTCTTTCCAAGGAAGCTCTTCTTGTTACG GTGATCATATGACTCCACCGTCAGATCCTGTAGCATTGATGGAATTCTATGCAAAGAAGGCTGCACAGGAAGAACGGAAGCGGCCACCAAGGCAGTCGAAAGATGAAATGCCACCACCTCCTTCTCTTCAAGGTACCTCTGCAACATTATTCTCTTTGTTGAAAGAATGTAGAAACTTCAATGTTTATTCCAGCACTACTAATTCTTGTTTTGCAGGTCCTCCTAAGAAGGGACACCACATGGGTGACTTCATTCCTCCAGAAGAACTTGAAAAGTTCATGGCACGCTGTAATGATGCTGCAGCACAAAAGGCTACCAAAGAAGCCGCCGAGAAGGCTAAGATTCAGGCAGACAATATTGGGCACAAACTTCTATCTAAGATGGGTTGGAGGGAAG GTGAGGGTCTTGGTAGCGAGAGAAGAGGCCGTGCAGATCCCATTATGGCTGGAGATGTGAAGAAGGATCATCTTGGTGTTGGCGCAGTCCAGCCTGGTGAGGTCACCTCTGAAGATGACATGTACGAGCAATACAAGAAGCGAATGATGCTTGGATACCGCTATAGGCCGAACCCTCTG AACAATCCAAGGAAATCATACTACTGA
- the LOC136550313 gene encoding SURP and G-patch domain-containing protein 1-like protein isoform X2, translated as MDKGLFTNDGSFMERFKQMQQEAQEKEKAAASAASSAPKHANPKQGFAIVANKRSFELKKAGPVASAGKLAFSLKKAKVAVAPVFSADDEDEDAADVEREEPAKRQKSVQADAPAAAALAGAVAPPPPNDMTVRQVADKLASFVAKNGRQFENITRQRNPGDTPFKFLFDIHCPDYKYYEYQLAEEEKALAQSKEAEASKSANSGIASFKAPGGTHRSSFEQKSNYQTPASALYGAYEGSSFQGSSSCYGDHMTPPSDPVALMEFYAKKAAQEERKRPPRQSKDEMPPPPSLQGPPKKGHHMGDFIPPEELEKFMARCNDAAAQKATKEAAEKAKIQADNIGHKLLSKMGWREGEGLGSERRGRADPIMAGDVKKDHLGVGAVQPGEVTSEDDMYEQYKKRMMLGYRYRPNPLNNPRKSYY; from the exons ATGGATAAGGGGCTCTTCACCAACGACGGCTCCTTCATGGAGAGGTTCAAGCAGATGCAGCAGGAGGCGCAGGAGAAGGAGAAGGCCGCCGCTTCCGCTGCGTCATCGGCTCCCAAGCATGCGAACCCCAAGCAGGGGTTTGCTATTGTGGCAAACAAGAGGTCATTCGAGCTGAAGAAGGCTGGGCCAGTAGCCTCGGCTGGTAAGCTGGCCTTTAGCCTCAAGAAGGCCAAGGTCGCGGTTGCACCTGTCTTCTCAGCcgatgatgaggacgaggacgCCGCGGATGTGGAGAGGGAGGAGCCCGCCAAGCGCCAGAAATCTGTGCAAGCTGATGCTCCTGCGGCAGCTGCCCTGGCCGGGGCTGTTG CCCCACCCCCACCAAATGATATGACAGTGAGACAAGTCGCTGACAAATTGGCAAGCTTTGTTGCCAAAAATGGGAGACAGTTTGAGAATATCACAAGGCAGAGGAATCCTGGAGATACACCATTCAA GTTTCTATTTGACATACACTGTCCAGACTACAAATATTATGAGTATCAGCTTGCTGAAGAGGAAAAGGCTCTTGCTCAGTCAAAGGAGGCTGAAGCATCAAAAAGTG CTAACTCTGGCATTGCAAGCTTCAAGGCACCAGGTGGTACACATAGAAGCTCATTTGAACAGAAGTCTAACTATCAGACACCTGCATCAGCTTTGTATGGTGCATATGAGGGTAGTTCTTTCCAAGGAAGCTCTTCTTGTTACG GTGATCATATGACTCCACCGTCAGATCCTGTAGCATTGATGGAATTCTATGCAAAGAAGGCTGCACAGGAAGAACGGAAGCGGCCACCAAGGCAGTCGAAAGATGAAATGCCACCACCTCCTTCTCTTCAAG GTCCTCCTAAGAAGGGACACCACATGGGTGACTTCATTCCTCCAGAAGAACTTGAAAAGTTCATGGCACGCTGTAATGATGCTGCAGCACAAAAGGCTACCAAAGAAGCCGCCGAGAAGGCTAAGATTCAGGCAGACAATATTGGGCACAAACTTCTATCTAAGATGGGTTGGAGGGAAG GTGAGGGTCTTGGTAGCGAGAGAAGAGGCCGTGCAGATCCCATTATGGCTGGAGATGTGAAGAAGGATCATCTTGGTGTTGGCGCAGTCCAGCCTGGTGAGGTCACCTCTGAAGATGACATGTACGAGCAATACAAGAAGCGAATGATGCTTGGATACCGCTATAGGCCGAACCCTCTG AACAATCCAAGGAAATCATACTACTGA